The Thermoclostridium stercorarium subsp. stercorarium DSM 8532 genome contains a region encoding:
- a CDS encoding small, acid-soluble spore protein, alpha/beta type: MASKKNEKLKLEIAKELGLLEKVQKEGWKSLSAKETGRIGGLMAKRKKLG; encoded by the coding sequence ATGGCATCAAAGAAAAATGAGAAACTGAAGCTGGAAATTGCGAAAGAACTTGGTCTGTTGGAAAAAGTACAGAAAGAGGGCTGGAAAAGCCTTAGTGCCAAAGAAACCGGCCGGATAGGCGGATTAATGGCAAAGAGAAAAAAATTGGGATAA
- a CDS encoding class I SAM-dependent DNA methyltransferase, whose protein sequence is MYSDFAYVYDLLTKDVDYSKMADYIESLFSEYMAEKPKLLLDLACGTGSLTLELAKRGYDMIGIDASEDMLNCAVEKSGEAQVFPLWVCQDMRNFELYGTVDAILCTLDSLNYITDYGELKLVFSLVRNYLNPGGLFIFDMNTPYKLESILGNNFFYEIGEDIAYIWQNTYDRDTRICSFDLTLFVKESGDLYKRFEEEQQQKAWNFEEVKSALQEAGLKLMGIFDEYTKNPPRENSERCFFVATR, encoded by the coding sequence ATGTACAGCGATTTTGCCTATGTTTATGATCTTCTTACAAAAGACGTAGATTATTCAAAGATGGCTGATTACATCGAAAGCCTTTTTTCGGAATACATGGCCGAAAAACCAAAACTTCTGCTTGATCTGGCGTGCGGAACCGGCAGTCTCACTCTGGAACTGGCGAAGCGTGGTTATGACATGATTGGCATTGATGCATCGGAGGACATGCTGAACTGCGCTGTTGAAAAATCGGGCGAAGCTCAGGTGTTCCCGCTGTGGGTTTGCCAGGACATGCGGAATTTTGAACTTTACGGGACGGTTGACGCCATTCTGTGCACGCTGGACAGCCTGAATTACATTACCGATTACGGCGAGCTGAAATTGGTTTTCAGCCTTGTAAGAAACTATCTGAATCCCGGTGGCCTTTTTATTTTTGACATGAATACGCCGTACAAGCTGGAAAGTATTCTCGGAAACAATTTTTTCTACGAGATCGGGGAAGATATAGCGTATATATGGCAGAATACCTATGACAGGGATACCCGGATTTGTTCCTTTGATTTGACATTGTTTGTAAAGGAATCAGGGGATCTTTACAAAAGGTTTGAGGAGGAGCAGCAACAAAAAGCTTGGAATTTTGAAGAAGTAAAATCGGCACTTCAGGAAGCGGGGCTGAAACTTATGGGGATTTTTGACGAATACACCAAGAATCCGCCCCGCGAAAATTCCGAGCGCTGCTTTTTCGTTGCGACAAGATAA
- a CDS encoding biotin transporter BioY, translating into MMIRRVNTKNMILTAFFTALIAVGAFIKIPNPFFPVPFTLQGVFCALAGLLLGSKYGSLAVTVYIIMGLLGLPVFTAPAGPQYIFQPTFGFLLGFIATAYIIGKVSELNEEFTYTKAFASSYAGLFVQYALGISYMYVIYNFYNKSPIGFWALVSAMSLYFLKDIILYSVVASVSVVLRKSLSPILQER; encoded by the coding sequence ATGATGATACGGCGTGTAAATACCAAAAATATGATTCTTACGGCGTTTTTTACCGCTCTTATCGCAGTCGGAGCTTTCATCAAAATCCCAAATCCCTTTTTCCCTGTTCCGTTTACGTTGCAGGGCGTGTTTTGTGCCCTTGCGGGGCTTCTTCTCGGCTCAAAATACGGCTCACTGGCGGTTACCGTTTACATCATCATGGGGCTTCTCGGCTTGCCTGTGTTCACGGCACCAGCCGGCCCTCAATATATTTTTCAGCCCACTTTCGGCTTTTTACTGGGCTTTATCGCCACGGCATACATCATAGGGAAGGTTTCGGAATTAAATGAAGAATTTACATACACAAAGGCATTTGCATCATCGTACGCCGGCCTTTTTGTCCAGTACGCGTTAGGAATATCATACATGTATGTAATCTATAACTTTTATAACAAAAGCCCAATTGGTTTTTGGGCTCTTGTCTCGGCTATGTCGCTTTATTTTCTGAAAGACATAATATTATATTCGGTGGTGGCTTCGGTATCGGTTGTTCTAAGGAAAAGTCTTTCACCAATACTTCAGGAAAGGTAA
- a CDS encoding ATP-binding protein: MNSNWEELKREFFKRRENALAARDQRKEEVYRKVPEIRKLDQQIAELGLSFNREAIKQELPPESVRLFEEKIKRLTEQKKKLLTENGFPENYLEVEYTCKNCNDTGFVLDDEGKPTTTPCYCYRQLLIERLYDVSNLNSDGQTGFEFFNEKYYSDKTDENSNVKVSPRAQALRVKQKCLDFVNNFENTSYPNLYFTGPTGVGKTFLSKCIAIEVLKKGHTVLYLPAPAMFDIIYRSKYQFDGNTQDNAYQNILNTELLIIDDLGTESPSAAKYTELLTILNYRSARNVTTPCKTILSTNLEPQDLHKIYSERVESRILGEFDILYLFGDDIRLIKRFLNDNV, from the coding sequence ATGAACAGTAACTGGGAAGAACTAAAAAGGGAATTTTTCAAACGCCGAGAGAACGCATTAGCCGCCCGTGATCAGAGGAAGGAAGAAGTTTACAGAAAAGTGCCTGAAATAAGGAAACTGGATCAGCAGATAGCAGAGCTGGGCCTGTCTTTTAACCGTGAGGCGATAAAACAGGAACTGCCCCCTGAAAGCGTACGGCTGTTTGAAGAAAAAATAAAGCGGCTGACTGAACAGAAGAAAAAACTCCTGACCGAAAACGGATTCCCGGAAAATTATCTTGAAGTGGAATATACCTGCAAAAATTGCAATGATACCGGTTTTGTCCTTGACGATGAGGGAAAGCCCACCACTACGCCGTGTTACTGCTACCGCCAGCTTCTGATTGAAAGGCTTTACGACGTTTCAAACCTTAACAGTGACGGGCAGACGGGGTTTGAGTTTTTTAACGAAAAATATTACTCGGATAAAACCGATGAGAATTCAAATGTTAAGGTTTCTCCAAGAGCCCAGGCCTTAAGGGTGAAACAAAAATGCCTCGATTTTGTCAATAATTTTGAAAATACCTCTTATCCCAACCTTTATTTTACAGGGCCTACAGGGGTAGGAAAAACTTTCCTTTCAAAGTGCATTGCAATAGAAGTTTTGAAAAAGGGGCATACTGTCCTGTACTTGCCTGCTCCCGCAATGTTTGACATCATTTACAGAAGCAAATACCAGTTTGACGGAAACACACAGGATAATGCTTACCAGAACATACTCAATACCGAACTGCTCATAATAGACGACCTGGGCACCGAGTCGCCGAGCGCGGCCAAATATACAGAACTGCTTACAATTTTGAACTACAGAAGCGCAAGAAATGTAACTACTCCGTGCAAAACCATATTATCAACAAACCTTGAACCGCAGGACCTGCACAAAATTTATTCCGAACGCGTAGAGTCGCGCATACTCGGGGAATTTGACATTTTGTATCTTTTCGGCGATGATATACGCTTAATCAAAAGATTTTTGAATGACAACGTCTGA